One Deinococcus sp. LM3 DNA segment encodes these proteins:
- a CDS encoding UDP-glucose/GDP-mannose dehydrogenase family protein: protein MNHDSMKVAVIGTGYVGLGTAALLAHIGHTVTGIDISQDKIDLLRAGQVPIHEPGLDDLLASVQGRLTWTTSYDSVHEADVIFICVGTPPGPDGTPDLQYVVSAAASIAPHLNGHAQVIVNKSTVPIGTGDYVQRLLEDHAPGYDHERHRVVSNPEFLREGTALQDSLYPDRIVLGGHPDALHLMARLYAPLIEQTFTPPAVAPRPHAYTRPALVTTTLQSAEMIKYAANAFLALKISFANEIAGLCERVGADIEEVATGIGMDTRIGHRFLNAGAGWGGSCFGKDTAGLISAGREHGYDMPILQAAIDVNTRQRQVIIDKLMRQMRTLKGKRVTVLGMAFKPDTDDLRDAPAHDLIARLHQLGATVTAHDPIAMPRAAREWQHLTYREATSIPDALHRADAVIIATEWRDYRDLDWNAHLGGMRTRLIIDARNIIRTPVDAHVEQIGRDAPIGERRTLTT from the coding sequence ATGAACCATGACTCCATGAAAGTCGCCGTGATCGGAACCGGCTACGTCGGCCTCGGCACGGCCGCGCTGCTCGCGCACATCGGGCATACCGTCACCGGCATCGACATCAGCCAGGACAAGATCGACCTGCTCCGCGCCGGGCAGGTGCCCATCCACGAACCCGGCCTGGACGACCTGCTCGCCAGCGTGCAGGGCCGCCTCACCTGGACGACCAGTTACGACAGCGTCCACGAGGCGGACGTGATCTTCATCTGCGTCGGCACGCCTCCCGGCCCGGACGGCACGCCCGACCTGCAGTACGTCGTGAGTGCCGCCGCCAGCATCGCCCCGCACCTGAACGGGCACGCGCAGGTCATCGTGAACAAGTCCACCGTGCCCATCGGCACCGGCGATTACGTGCAGCGCCTGCTGGAAGACCACGCGCCCGGCTACGACCACGAACGCCACCGCGTCGTCAGCAACCCCGAATTCCTGCGCGAAGGCACCGCCCTGCAGGACAGCCTGTACCCCGACCGGATCGTGCTGGGTGGCCACCCGGACGCCCTGCACCTCATGGCCCGCCTGTACGCCCCGCTGATCGAGCAGACGTTCACGCCGCCCGCCGTCGCCCCCCGCCCGCACGCGTACACCCGCCCCGCCCTGGTCACCACCACCCTCCAGAGCGCCGAGATGATCAAGTACGCCGCGAACGCCTTCCTGGCCCTCAAGATCAGCTTCGCGAACGAGATCGCCGGCCTGTGCGAACGCGTCGGCGCCGACATCGAGGAGGTCGCCACCGGCATCGGCATGGACACCCGCATCGGGCACCGCTTCCTGAACGCCGGGGCCGGCTGGGGCGGCAGCTGCTTCGGCAAGGACACCGCCGGCCTGATCAGCGCCGGACGCGAACACGGCTACGACATGCCCATCCTCCAGGCCGCCATCGACGTGAACACCCGCCAGCGGCAGGTGATCATCGACAAACTCATGCGCCAGATGCGCACCCTGAAGGGCAAACGCGTCACGGTCCTCGGCATGGCCTTCAAGCCCGACACCGACGACCTGCGCGACGCCCCCGCCCACGACCTGATCGCCCGCCTGCACCAGCTGGGCGCGACCGTCACCGCCCACGACCCCATCGCCATGCCCCGCGCCGCCCGTGAATGGCAGCACCTCACGTACCGCGAGGCGACCAGCATCCCCGACGCCCTGCACCGCGCGGACGCCGTGATCATCGCCACCGAATGGCGCGACTACCGCGACCTCGACTGGAACGCCCACCTGGGCGGCATGCGCACCCGGTTGATCATCGACGCCCGCAACATCATCCGCACGCCCGTCGACGCGCACGTCGAACAGATCGGCCGGGACGCCCCCATCGGCGAACGCCGCACCCTCACCACCTGA
- a CDS encoding histidine phosphatase family protein, with amino-acid sequence MSELILIRHGQATPFEADTDRLSPLGEQQAWTVGAALHAAGVTPTHVLHGPLVRQRRSAQLARQPGWPDPTLDARLAEFDGDGLVGHLAPILAGRDPTFAALAADLAAQTGGPERNRAFQKYLEALAAAWQAGTLTDSRVEPWADFRARVRAALADVLRLSGGSTVLAFTSGGVIGLTVALALDAPDASALALNWRVKNASVTRLTFGGGRVSLDSFNETHHLPPDLHSWR; translated from the coding sequence ATGAGCGAACTGATCCTGATCCGCCACGGGCAGGCCACGCCGTTCGAAGCGGACACTGACCGCCTCTCCCCGCTGGGCGAGCAGCAGGCCTGGACGGTCGGCGCGGCCCTGCACGCGGCGGGCGTGACCCCCACGCACGTCCTGCACGGCCCGCTCGTGCGGCAGCGGCGCAGCGCGCAACTGGCCCGCCAGCCCGGCTGGCCCGACCCCACCCTCGACGCCAGACTGGCGGAATTCGACGGGGACGGACTGGTGGGCCACCTCGCGCCCATCCTGGCCGGGCGGGACCCGACCTTCGCGGCCCTCGCGGCCGACCTGGCCGCACAGACCGGCGGCCCGGAACGCAACCGCGCCTTCCAGAAGTACCTCGAAGCGCTGGCCGCCGCCTGGCAGGCCGGGACCCTCACCGACAGCCGGGTCGAACCGTGGGCGGACTTCCGGGCGCGCGTGCGGGCCGCGCTGGCCGACGTGCTGCGCCTGAGCGGCGGCTCGACCGTGCTGGCCTTCACCAGCGGCGGCGTGATCGGCCTGACCGTCGCGCTCGCGCTGGACGCCCCGGACGCCTCGGCACTGGCCCTGAACTGGCGCGTGAAGAACGCCTCGGTCACCCGCCTGACCTTCGGCGGGGGGCGCGTCAGCCTCGATTCCTTCAACGAGACGCACCACCTGCCGCCCGACCTGCACTCCTGGCGCTGA
- a CDS encoding acyl-CoA dehydrogenase family protein, translated as MIFPEFTAEQAEVVTRAVRAVQEHAPACEAAQDVTPGAALALSNSGYTRLTVPAQAGGLGAGLGVFARAQVEVGRADASLALILAMHGHVTGAAFQGRSLPPHLLDAVAGAGVRGELLNALASEPELGSPSRGGLPRTAATPDGSGFESGVWFVTGRKTWSTGARALRWALVSAATPDGRVGRYWVDLRGEGVRVEPTWQGALALRGSGSHDVVFDRAPAALQAPPAVSHPASSAWFWTAVAATYLGVGEAALGALRRYAHERVPTALGAPIATLPRVQETVGRIGAQLLSARTLLAHATATWDAQPGAGAVPLIGAAKAVCTNAAVDAADLAMRAAGGGALTAALPLGKLLRDARAGLTHPPGEDAAFTAYGAALLDAPDRA; from the coding sequence ATGATCTTCCCCGAGTTCACGGCCGAGCAGGCTGAGGTGGTGACCCGCGCTGTCCGCGCCGTTCAGGAGCACGCTCCGGCGTGCGAGGCGGCGCAGGACGTGACGCCGGGGGCGGCGCTGGCCCTGTCGAACAGCGGGTACACGCGCCTGACCGTGCCCGCGCAGGCCGGGGGGTTGGGTGCGGGCCTGGGTGTGTTCGCGCGCGCGCAGGTAGAGGTGGGCCGCGCGGACGCCAGCCTGGCGCTGATCCTGGCGATGCACGGGCACGTGACGGGCGCGGCGTTTCAGGGGCGCAGCCTGCCGCCGCATCTGCTGGACGCCGTGGCGGGCGCGGGTGTGCGCGGTGAGTTGCTGAACGCGCTGGCGAGCGAGCCGGAGCTGGGCAGTCCGTCGCGTGGGGGCCTGCCGCGCACGGCGGCGACCCCGGACGGCAGCGGCTTCGAGAGTGGCGTGTGGTTCGTGACGGGCCGTAAGACCTGGAGTACCGGCGCGCGGGCGCTGCGCTGGGCGCTGGTGTCGGCCGCCACGCCGGACGGGCGGGTGGGCCGGTACTGGGTGGACCTGCGTGGTGAGGGCGTGCGGGTCGAGCCGACCTGGCAGGGCGCGCTGGCCCTGCGCGGCAGCGGCAGTCATGACGTGGTGTTTGACCGGGCGCCCGCTGCGCTGCAGGCCCCGCCGGCTGTGTCTCATCCGGCGAGCAGCGCGTGGTTCTGGACGGCGGTGGCCGCCACGTACCTGGGTGTGGGCGAGGCGGCGCTCGGCGCCCTGCGCCGCTACGCGCACGAGCGGGTGCCGACCGCGCTGGGCGCCCCGATTGCCACGCTGCCGCGCGTGCAGGAGACGGTGGGCCGCATCGGGGCGCAGTTGCTCTCGGCGCGGACGCTGCTGGCACACGCGACCGCCACCTGGGACGCGCAGCCCGGCGCGGGGGCGGTTCCGCTGATCGGGGCGGCCAAGGCGGTCTGCACGAACGCCGCCGTGGACGCCGCGGACCTCGCCATGCGCGCGGCCGGGGGCGGGGCGCTGACGGCCGCGTTGCCGCTGGGGAAGCTGCTGCGGGACGCCCGCGCGGGCCTGACGCACCCGCCGGGCGAGGACGCCGCGTTCACGGCGTACGGCGCGGCGCTGCTGGACGCCCCTGACCGGGCGTAG
- a CDS encoding ABC transporter permease: protein MYLALRELRHHRLRSLLIGGIVTLIAFMVFMLTGLTRGLAHDNAALLIETPATHFVTTRDSGGVFTRSFLTPDTVTRLQAVAGAEATPLAQSFATLSRGDQQLSGVLMGVQPGSFMNPTAQQGQPLSAGSTGAVVDESLREDGVTLGDTLTLKPGGETLQVIGFTRAARLNHQPVVFVTLQHWQTLNPRLQGTVNTVALNAQDEAADRAAQLAGVTVHTRAAALQELPGYREEQGSLIMIQVFLIVVAAFVLAVFFYVLTLQKTPQFGLLKAIGASTRTLAGSLVAQMMILSVLAVTAAALVTLGAAALLPAGLPFTLTVPTVLGASALLIAVAALSSLLSLGSIARVDPLIAIGAST, encoded by the coding sequence ATGTACCTGGCCCTGCGCGAACTCCGCCACCACCGCCTCCGCTCGCTGCTGATCGGCGGCATCGTCACCCTGATCGCCTTCATGGTGTTCATGCTCACCGGCCTCACCCGCGGCCTCGCCCACGACAACGCCGCGCTCCTCATCGAGACGCCCGCCACGCACTTCGTGACCACCCGCGACTCCGGAGGCGTCTTCACGCGCTCCTTCCTGACGCCCGACACCGTCACGCGCCTTCAGGCCGTCGCCGGCGCGGAAGCCACGCCCCTCGCGCAGAGCTTCGCCACCCTCAGCCGCGGCGACCAGCAACTCAGCGGCGTCCTGATGGGCGTACAACCCGGCAGCTTCATGAACCCCACCGCCCAGCAGGGCCAGCCCCTGAGCGCCGGCAGCACCGGAGCGGTCGTCGACGAATCCCTGCGCGAAGACGGCGTGACCCTCGGGGACACCCTCACCCTCAAACCCGGCGGCGAGACCCTGCAGGTCATCGGCTTCACGCGCGCCGCCCGCCTCAACCACCAGCCGGTCGTGTTCGTCACCCTGCAGCACTGGCAGACCCTGAACCCCCGCCTGCAGGGCACCGTGAACACCGTCGCCCTGAACGCGCAGGACGAAGCGGCCGACCGCGCCGCGCAACTGGCCGGCGTGACCGTCCACACGCGCGCCGCCGCCCTCCAGGAACTGCCCGGCTACCGCGAGGAACAGGGCAGCCTGATCATGATTCAGGTGTTCCTGATCGTCGTGGCCGCGTTCGTGCTGGCCGTGTTCTTCTACGTCCTGACCCTCCAGAAGACGCCGCAGTTCGGGCTGCTCAAGGCCATCGGCGCCAGCACCCGCACCCTGGCCGGCAGTCTCGTGGCGCAGATGATGATCCTGAGCGTCCTGGCCGTCACGGCGGCCGCGCTGGTCACGCTCGGCGCCGCCGCCCTGCTCCCGGCCGGTCTGCCGTTCACACTGACGGTCCCCACCGTCCTGGGCGCGTCGGCCCTGCTGATCGCGGTCGCGGCACTCAGCAGCCTGCTCAGCCTCGGCAGCATCGCCCGCGTCGACCCGCTGATCGCCATCGGCGCCTCCACGTGA
- a CDS encoding phosphotransferase family protein yields the protein MTRPETAPVRPGEELPLDALREAMRGRVAGDVDDLSALQFPGGFSNLTYLVRAGDPARGGQEYVLRRAPLGPVPKGAHDMVREAHLLEKIHPVLPVAPRPALIVADPAVIGSPFYLMERRHGTVVRTRLPAEYRDLPDAARRMSGALADTLADLHAVDIDAAGLREIGKPEGFNARQVSGWAGRWRRAREALRDTGDLPAPDDLNDERVIAWLEAYTPPESAHTLVHNDFKLDNLMLDPADPGRVTALLDWEMTTVGDPLVDLGLTLTYWTMPEMPGGAPNEVGAASPGFLGRDELVARYAARAARHVTSDPESHLAALEQALPWYEVLGHFKLAVIVIQIFARYRAGQTSDPRFAPLAGQAEWLIREAWRRIREQDARA from the coding sequence GTGACCCGACCCGAGACGGCCCCGGTCCGGCCGGGTGAGGAACTGCCGCTGGACGCGCTGCGTGAAGCCATGCGCGGCCGCGTGGCGGGCGACGTGGATGACCTGAGCGCCCTGCAGTTCCCGGGCGGGTTCTCGAACCTGACGTACCTCGTGCGGGCTGGGGATCCGGCGCGGGGCGGGCAGGAGTACGTGCTGCGCCGCGCGCCGCTCGGGCCGGTCCCGAAGGGCGCGCACGACATGGTCCGTGAGGCGCACCTGCTGGAGAAGATCCACCCGGTCCTGCCGGTCGCGCCCCGCCCGGCGCTGATCGTGGCGGACCCGGCCGTGATCGGCTCGCCGTTCTACCTGATGGAACGCCGCCACGGCACGGTGGTCCGCACGCGCCTGCCCGCCGAGTACCGGGACCTTCCGGACGCGGCGCGGCGCATGTCCGGCGCGCTGGCCGACACCCTGGCGGACCTGCACGCGGTCGATATCGACGCGGCAGGCCTGCGGGAGATCGGGAAGCCCGAGGGCTTCAACGCGCGGCAGGTGTCCGGCTGGGCCGGGCGCTGGCGGCGCGCGCGTGAGGCGCTGCGGGACACGGGCGACCTGCCCGCCCCGGACGACCTGAACGACGAGCGCGTTATCGCGTGGCTGGAGGCCTACACGCCTCCCGAGAGCGCGCACACGCTGGTGCACAACGACTTCAAGCTGGACAACCTGATGCTGGACCCGGCCGATCCGGGCCGCGTGACGGCGCTGCTGGACTGGGAGATGACCACCGTGGGCGACCCCCTCGTGGACCTGGGCCTGACCCTGACCTACTGGACCATGCCCGAGATGCCGGGCGGCGCGCCCAATGAGGTCGGCGCGGCCTCGCCGGGCTTCCTGGGCCGCGACGAACTGGTTGCCCGGTACGCCGCGCGCGCTGCTCGTCACGTGACGAGCGACCCGGAGTCGCACCTCGCGGCGCTGGAACAGGCGCTGCCGTGGTACGAGGTACTGGGCCACTTCAAACTCGCGGTGATCGTCATCCAGATCTTCGCGCGCTACCGCGCCGGGCAGACCAGCGACCCGCGTTTCGCCCCGCTGGCCGGTCAGGCCGAATGGCTGATCCGCGAGGCGTGGCGGCGCATCCGGGAGCAGGACGCCCGCGCGTGA
- a CDS encoding ABC transporter ATP-binding protein has protein sequence MTAPLPTQTQPTQPHTSPPNPPTLSLRAVSRTYGDGDGTVTALHPTTLDVRPGELVAVSGPSGSGKSTFLALAGALLRPTTGQVLIAGQDVTALPAAALPAFRLKHLGFVLQSSNLIPYLTVREQLTLVTHLTGQDAHAGRTRADALLRTLGLGDRAGHYPAALSGGQRQRVAVARALMNDPQLILADEPTASLDGPRGREVVQMLAQQVRERGRAAVMVTHDDRVLDLCDRVVHIVDGRLS, from the coding sequence ATGACCGCCCCACTGCCCACCCAGACCCAGCCCACCCAGCCGCACACTTCGCCGCCGAACCCGCCCACGCTGTCGCTGCGCGCAGTCAGCAGAACCTACGGGGACGGCGACGGTACCGTCACGGCCCTGCACCCGACCACGCTCGACGTGCGGCCCGGCGAACTCGTCGCGGTCAGCGGCCCCAGCGGCAGCGGCAAGAGCACCTTCCTGGCCCTGGCCGGCGCCCTGCTGCGGCCCACCACCGGACAGGTCCTGATCGCCGGTCAGGACGTCACGGCGCTCCCCGCCGCCGCGCTGCCCGCCTTCCGCCTCAAGCACCTGGGATTCGTCCTCCAGAGCAGCAACCTGATCCCGTACCTGACCGTGCGCGAGCAACTGACGCTGGTCACCCACCTCACCGGGCAGGACGCACACGCCGGCCGCACCCGCGCGGACGCCCTGCTGCGCACCCTGGGCCTGGGCGACCGCGCCGGGCACTACCCGGCGGCCCTCAGCGGCGGGCAGCGGCAACGGGTGGCCGTCGCGCGCGCCCTGATGAACGACCCGCAACTGATCCTGGCCGACGAACCCACCGCCAGCCTGGACGGCCCGCGCGGCCGTGAAGTCGTGCAGATGCTCGCGCAGCAGGTCCGGGAACGCGGCCGGGCCGCCGTGATGGTCACGCACGACGACCGCGTCCTGGACCTGTGCGACCGCGTGGTGCACATCGTGGACGGCCGCCTGAGCTGA
- a CDS encoding PaaI family thioesterase: MTSAPADMLAMAQGVLDAQPFSTLVGARATRFTPEGVEVSLALRPDLTQHHGFAHGGLQATLADITLTFMGAAALGPSVLTSEFKINFLRPAQGDTLIGRGSVLSAGKRQAVTRCDIYAAQGGQEKLVATALGTIARADVP, encoded by the coding sequence GTGACCAGTGCCCCGGCCGACATGCTCGCCATGGCGCAGGGTGTGCTGGACGCCCAGCCGTTCAGCACCCTGGTGGGCGCCCGCGCGACCCGCTTCACGCCCGAAGGGGTCGAGGTGAGCCTCGCGCTGCGCCCCGACCTGACGCAGCATCACGGCTTCGCGCATGGTGGCCTCCAGGCGACCCTGGCGGACATCACCCTGACGTTCATGGGGGCCGCCGCGCTGGGCCCCAGCGTCCTGACGAGTGAGTTCAAGATCAACTTCCTGCGGCCCGCGCAGGGCGACACCCTGATCGGGCGCGGCAGCGTCCTGAGCGCCGGGAAACGGCAGGCCGTGACCCGCTGCGACATCTACGCCGCGCAGGGCGGGCAGGAGAAACTGGTCGCCACGGCGCTGGGCACCATCGCCCGCGCGGACGTGCCGTGA
- a CDS encoding MaoC family dehydratase, with protein MTAPAGIRPDELAAHVGTQVALSDWITVDQARIDAFAHATGDHQFIHVDQEQAAQGPFGGTIAHGFLTLSLLAGEFMTHGGAPHIDGARLTVNYGLNRVRFIAPVRAGARLRNRAVLQSAEPGQGFVQITVANTIEIEGADKPACTAESVFRVYL; from the coding sequence ATGACCGCCCCCGCCGGAATCCGGCCGGACGAGCTGGCCGCGCACGTCGGCACGCAGGTCGCGCTGTCCGACTGGATCACCGTCGACCAGGCCCGCATCGACGCCTTCGCGCACGCCACCGGCGACCACCAGTTCATCCACGTGGACCAGGAGCAGGCCGCGCAGGGCCCGTTCGGCGGCACCATCGCCCACGGCTTCCTGACCCTCTCGCTGCTGGCCGGGGAGTTCATGACCCACGGCGGCGCGCCCCACATCGACGGCGCGCGCCTGACCGTCAACTACGGCCTGAACCGCGTGCGCTTCATCGCCCCCGTCCGCGCCGGTGCCCGCCTGCGCAACCGCGCCGTCCTCCAGTCCGCCGAGCCGGGCCAGGGCTTCGTGCAGATCACGGTCGCCAACACCATCGAGATCGAAGGGGCCGACAAGCCCGCCTGCACCGCCGAGAGCGTCTTCCGGGTCTACCTGTGA
- a CDS encoding SDR family oxidoreductase, which translates to MEFNGKVIVVTGAASGIGLALAQRFVKEGAVVVASDRNAEVGAAKAAEMGARFLPADIGQEAGVKGLIDDVLANEGRIDLLCSNAGIAIGEGPETSDKHWDLIHRVNVMSHVWAARHVLPHMLERGEGYLLNTASAAGLLTELHSAPYAVTKHAALAFAEWLAITYGDRGIKVAALCPEGVWTPMIQNAPLLQQTAITTDELVEKTLEVLRADGFLVTTHPSTLKSFQNKANNYEEWISKMRHLRGKAMKLLDGQAFAAQSNAGHPEESRA; encoded by the coding sequence ATGGAATTCAACGGAAAAGTGATTGTGGTGACGGGAGCGGCGTCCGGGATCGGGCTGGCGCTGGCGCAGCGGTTCGTGAAGGAGGGCGCGGTGGTCGTGGCGTCCGACCGGAACGCGGAGGTCGGCGCGGCGAAGGCGGCCGAGATGGGCGCGCGGTTCCTGCCGGCCGACATCGGTCAGGAGGCGGGCGTCAAGGGCCTGATCGACGACGTGCTGGCTAACGAGGGCCGCATCGACCTGCTGTGCTCGAACGCCGGGATCGCCATCGGGGAGGGACCGGAGACGAGTGACAAGCACTGGGACCTGATTCACCGCGTGAACGTGATGAGTCACGTGTGGGCGGCCCGTCACGTGCTGCCGCACATGCTGGAGCGCGGCGAGGGGTATCTGCTGAACACGGCGTCGGCGGCGGGTCTGCTGACTGAACTGCACTCCGCGCCGTACGCGGTGACCAAGCACGCGGCGCTGGCGTTCGCGGAGTGGCTGGCGATCACGTACGGTGACCGGGGCATCAAGGTCGCCGCGCTATGCCCGGAGGGCGTGTGGACGCCGATGATCCAGAACGCGCCGCTGCTTCAGCAGACCGCGATCACCACCGACGAACTCGTCGAGAAGACCCTGGAAGTCCTGCGCGCCGACGGCTTCCTGGTGACCACGCACCCGAGCACCCTGAAGTCCTTCCAGAACAAGGCGAACAACTACGAGGAGTGGATCAGCAAGATGCGGCACCTGCGCGGCAAGGCCATGAAACTGCTCGACGGGCAGGCATTCGCGGCGCAGTCCAATGCGGGTCACCCGGAGGAGTCGCGGGCGTGA
- a CDS encoding acyl-CoA dehydrogenase family protein, protein MTVFDVTPRARDLRERLTAFMQEHIYPNDAEVHRQIDTGNRWEHLPLIDQLKPRAQEAGLWNLFLPPASSRDGKYGAGLNNLEYAGLCEIMGRVWWAPEVFNCSAPDTGNMEVLARYGTPEQQEQWLIPLLNGEIRSAFSMTEPDVASSDATNIQSSIVRDGDGYVINGDKWWTSGAGDPRCKISIFMGKTDPTAAKHLQQSMILVPLDAPGVTKERMLTVFGYDDAPHGHAQMTFRDVRVPAANMLLGEGRGFEIAQGRLGPGRIHHCMRLIGQAERALELMIQRAGQRTAFGKPLGGHQHVREAIAHSRMEIDQARLLTMNAAHMMDTVGNKEARGQIAAIKVVAPNVALRVIDRAIQVYGGAGVSQDTPLAMMYAQARTLRLADGPDIVHTETVAKVEMKRHAARQG, encoded by the coding sequence ATGACCGTATTCGACGTGACCCCCCGCGCCCGCGACCTGCGTGAACGCCTCACCGCGTTCATGCAGGAACACATCTACCCGAACGACGCCGAGGTTCACCGGCAGATCGACACCGGGAACCGCTGGGAGCACCTGCCCCTGATCGACCAGCTCAAGCCCAGGGCGCAGGAGGCGGGCCTGTGGAACCTGTTCCTGCCGCCCGCCAGCAGCCGTGACGGGAAGTACGGCGCGGGCCTGAACAACCTGGAGTACGCCGGCCTGTGCGAGATCATGGGCCGCGTCTGGTGGGCGCCCGAGGTCTTCAACTGCTCGGCGCCCGACACCGGCAACATGGAAGTCCTGGCCCGGTACGGCACGCCCGAACAGCAGGAGCAGTGGCTGATTCCGCTGCTGAACGGCGAGATCCGCAGCGCGTTCTCCATGACCGAACCGGACGTGGCCAGCAGCGACGCCACGAACATCCAGTCCAGCATCGTCCGCGACGGCGACGGGTACGTCATCAACGGCGACAAGTGGTGGACGAGCGGCGCCGGCGACCCGCGCTGCAAGATCAGTATCTTCATGGGCAAGACTGACCCCACGGCCGCCAAGCACCTCCAGCAGAGCATGATCCTCGTGCCGCTGGACGCGCCGGGCGTCACCAAGGAACGCATGCTGACCGTCTTCGGCTACGACGACGCCCCGCACGGCCACGCGCAGATGACCTTCCGGGACGTGCGCGTGCCCGCCGCGAACATGCTGCTCGGCGAGGGCCGCGGCTTCGAGATCGCGCAGGGCCGCCTCGGGCCGGGCCGCATCCACCACTGCATGCGCCTGATCGGACAGGCCGAGCGTGCCCTGGAACTCATGATTCAGCGCGCCGGGCAGCGCACCGCCTTCGGCAAACCCCTGGGCGGCCACCAGCACGTCCGCGAGGCCATCGCGCACTCCCGCATGGAGATCGACCAGGCGAGGTTGCTCACCATGAACGCCGCGCACATGATGGACACCGTGGGCAACAAGGAGGCGCGCGGGCAGATCGCGGCCATCAAGGTCGTCGCGCCGAACGTCGCGCTGCGCGTCATCGACCGGGCCATTCAGGTGTACGGCGGCGCGGGCGTCAGCCAGGACACGCCGCTGGCCATGATGTACGCCCAGGCCCGCACGCTGCGCCTCGCGGACGGCCCGGACATCGTGCACACCGAAACCGTCGCGAAAGTCGAGATGAAACGCCACGCCGCCCGCCAGGGCTGA
- a CDS encoding SDR family oxidoreductase, which produces MALKDLFNLTGKTALITGGSRGLGLQIAEALGEYGATVVLTARKQHELDEAKAHLAGLGITAHVYANDLGAFDTIDPLVERIHAEVGPIDILVNNAGATWGSPTVDHPLDAWMKVMNVNVNGLFLITQSVLKRCMLPAGKGRIVNVASVAGLQGNDPRMAPTVAYNTSKGAVVNFTRALAAEMADKGVTVNSICPGYFPTKMTKGTLAYGEQSILESTPMHRLGTDQDLKGLALLLSSDASAYMTGQNIAVDGGAGVV; this is translated from the coding sequence ATGGCCCTGAAAGATCTGTTCAACCTGACCGGCAAGACCGCCCTGATCACCGGAGGCAGCCGCGGCCTCGGCCTGCAGATCGCCGAAGCCCTCGGCGAGTACGGCGCCACCGTCGTCCTGACAGCCCGAAAACAGCACGAACTCGACGAGGCCAAAGCCCACCTCGCGGGCCTGGGCATCACCGCGCACGTGTACGCCAACGACCTCGGTGCGTTCGACACCATCGACCCCCTCGTGGAGCGCATCCACGCTGAGGTCGGCCCGATCGACATCCTCGTGAACAACGCCGGGGCCACCTGGGGCTCACCCACCGTCGACCACCCGCTCGACGCGTGGATGAAAGTCATGAACGTCAACGTGAACGGCCTGTTCCTCATCACCCAGAGCGTCCTGAAACGCTGCATGCTGCCCGCCGGGAAGGGCCGCATCGTGAACGTCGCCTCGGTCGCCGGCCTCCAGGGCAACGACCCCCGCATGGCGCCCACCGTCGCGTACAACACCAGCAAGGGCGCCGTCGTGAACTTCACCCGCGCCCTGGCTGCCGAGATGGCTGACAAGGGCGTCACCGTGAACAGCATCTGCCCCGGCTACTTCCCCACCAAGATGACCAAGGGCACCCTGGCGTACGGCGAGCAGTCCATCCTGGAATCCACGCCCATGCACCGCCTCGGCACCGACCAGGACCTCAAGGGCCTCGCGCTGCTGCTCTCCAGTGACGCCAGCGCCTACATGACCGGCCAGAACATCGCCGTGGACGGCGGCGCCGGCGTCGTATGA